GCAACGCCGCCACGCAGATCCTGGCGAGCGAGCTTGCGCAGCGGGCCGATGCGCTCGGTTCCGCGGCCGACGATGCGATCACGCTGTCGAGCAATGGCCGCATCCTGTGGCAGGGCTGCGAGATCGGCCGGCTCGTGGCGGGCGACACGGCTCTCAAGCCGCGCATCGAACTCTTCGCCGATGAGAATTTGAGCGCGCCCGACCGGGACCGGGTCGCCGCACGCCTGGACGCCTGGCTGACCGCTCATCTCGACGCGAAGCTCAAGCCGCTGATGGACCTCAGCCGCGCGGACGACCTGACGGGGCTCGCGCGCGGCCTCGCCTTCCGTCTCACGGAGAACCTCGGCGTGCTCCGCCGCGAAGGGGCCGCGGAGGACATCAGGGCGCTGGACCAGTCCGACCGCGGACAATTGCGGAAATACGGCGTGCGGTTCGGGGCCTTCAATCTCTATTTCCCCGCGCTTCTGAAGCCGGCGGCGGCGGAACTGCTGTTGCAGCTCTGGGCGCTCCACGGCGGCGGCGAATACGGCATCGATATCGACGCCATGCCGGAGCGGCCCCAGCAGGGCCTGACCTCCGTCCCGGCCAACGACGCTCTGCCGGAGCCCTATTGGCGCGCGGCCGGGTTCCATGTGGCGGGAAGCCGTGCGGTGCGCATCGACATGCTCGAGCGGCTGTCGGACCTGATCCGCGCCCGCGTTACGTGGCGGCCTGCGAAGACGACCGAGTCGCCTGCGCCGGCGGCGAAGTCCGGTGCGGAAACCACGGCTAAGACGCCAGAGGCCGTGGCGGCAACTACGGAGGCTCCGGCCCCTGAAACCGAAGGCGCACCCGCCGACACAGCCGCGACGGCACAAACCGCACCGGAAGCAAAGGCCAAGCCCGAGGCACCGCAGCCGCCCTCCGGCGCGACCGGCGACGGCGGGTTCCGGGTCGTGCCGGAACTCATGTCCATGGTCGGCTGCTCGGGCGAGGAATTCGCATCCATCCTGCGCGGGCTGGGCTTCCGGCTCGAGCGGCGGAAGATCGAAGTCCCTCCCGAGGCGAACGCCGCCACCGGCGGGCCCTCGGTTCAAGAACCCGAGGCTCTAGAGGCTCCGGCGCAAATCGAGGTCGCCGAGGCAGCCGCTGCTCCGGCAGAGCCCGAACCCGTCTTCGACGAGATCTGGCGCCCGGCGAAGCGCCGGCATCAGCAAAGCCAACACCAGCGCGGCAAGGGCCGCCATGGGGGCCGGGCCGAGGCCAAGCAGGCGAGCGACGGCGCGGAGCAACCGCACCGTCAACGGAGCCGGCAAGGGGAGCATCAGGGCAAACCCAATAAGAAGAGCCGGCAACACGGCAAACCGCCCCGAAAAGGCGGCAAAGGCGATCGCTTCGGCGGCCAGGGCAAGAGTAAGGAATGGAGTTCGTCGCCCAAGCGGGAGCAGGCGGCTGAGAACTCGCCCTTCGCCGCCCTCAAGGATCTGCGCGATAGCTTGGCGGCGCGCGGCCGCTCGGGCCGAAGCTAGGACGGCCGCGTGACGGGCCAGCGCCTCGACAAATGGCTCTGGTGCGCGCGGGCCGCAAAGACCCGCTCCGCCGCCGCACGGCTCATCGCGGACGGCAAGGTCCGGATCAACGGCGAGCGGGTGCGGAAGCCCAGCCGGATCGTGCAACGCGGCGACGTCATCACGGCGACGCCTCCCGGACGGCTGGTGGTTTGGCGCATCCTCGATGCCGCGGACCGGCGCGGGCCCGCGCCCCTGGCCCGGACCCTCTATGAGGATTTGACCCCGCCGGTCGGCGAGACCGAAACGGGGTCCGCCCGCGAGGCCCGCGTGGGCGCCCGGCCCACCAAGCGGGACCGGCGGCGCATCGATACATTCCGGACGTTTTGGAGCTAGAAACGGACCTTGAATGCGCGCGGGCGCGCGTTGCGGAAATTCAGCCTCAACGAGCGGCAGAAAGCCGCAAATCCATCCTATTAATTGGGGTTTCCGGGCAGGCCCCACGCCTTGTGCTGCCGACACTATTGCTATAGGCAGGGCTCCTTCTCCCGCGGGCTTTGCTGAGAGCCTGAGCTGGGCTTAAGAAACCGGGCTGGGACAGCCCTATGGCATGTGGAATCGATGACATACGTCGTCACTGAATTATGCATTAAGTGCAAGTACACCGACTGTGTCGAGGTGTGCCCCGTGGACTGCTTCTACGAGGGCGAGAACATGTTGGTCATCCATCCTGACGAGTGCATCGACTGTGGCGTCTGCGAGCCGGAATGCCCGGCCGACGCCATCAAGCCGGACACGGAGCCGGATCTCGATAAGTGGCTCGATGTGAACCGGGACTACTCGGAGACTTGGCCGAACATCACCACCAAGAAGCCCGCGCCGCCGGATGCCGACAACTTTCTGACCGAGCCCAACAAGTTCGAGAAGTACTTCTCCGCGGAGCCCGGCGAAGGCGATTAGGACCTGAATGGCCACTCTCGGACGCCGCCAAAAGGCGGCCTCGCGTTAACCTTTCGGTCAAAATGCCACAGGCACCGCCTTGAAATTGGCGGTGCTGCCGAAGCGCTCGACTTCCGATTAGGCGTTTTTTGTGATATGGTGTGTTCGAAATGGCGCAAACTGTCGGCGCGTGAGGCACCAAGAGAGGCGAGCCGGTTGGGCGCGCTTTTTTTCTGAGCTTCGAAGGAGTTGAGCGGTCAGGCACCCCTGATCGAGCGCTTCCTTATTGTCAGCGAGACGCCCACTGGGCGAAGCCAGCGAACCCGTCGCTGCCCTTATTCGACGCAGACAAGCTCACGCGCCTAAGTTCCGATGCGCCCCACGACTTTCAACAGCGAGGCGAGCATATGGCGGAAAAGAAGAGACCCCAGCAACGGAACGGATTTCGGACGAACGAGTACATCGTGTACCCCGCGCATGGCGTGGGCCGTATCATGTCGATCGAAGAGCAAGAGATCGCCGGTGCGAAGCTCGAGCTGTTCGTGATCAATTTCGACAAGGACAAGATGACCCTTCGGGTGCCGACCACGAAGCTCGAGAGCGTCGGCATGCGCAAGCTGTCCGAAGACAAGATCGTCAAGAAGGCCCTGATCACGCTCAAGGGCAAAGCCCGCGTGAAGCGCACCATGTGGTCGCGTCGCGCCCAGGAATACGAAGCCAAGATCAACTCAGGCGATCTGATTTCTATCGCCGAGGTGGTCCGCGACCTATACCGGTCCGAGGCTCAACCGGAGCAGTCCTACTCCGAGCGCCAGCTTTACGAAGCCGCCCTCGACCGCATGGCGCGTGAACTCGCCGCCGTCGAGAAGCTGGACGAGGAGAGCGCCGTCGCCAAGATCGACGACATCCTCGCGAAGTCGGCGCGCACGAACAAGGCCGCCGCAGAGGCTGCCGAGGCCGGGAAGGCTGCCGCGTAAGGCAAGCGTCCCTGAGACAAGATGAGACAAGGCCGGGCCTCGCGCCCGGCCTTTTCAATTGGAGCGGTTCGGCCGCGGCCCCGGAGGCGAGATCAGCCGGAGCCAGGCGAAGGCTCCAGGATCTCAATTTCTTCCGGATGTGAAATCTCGATCATCGGGCCGTTCCACCACTCGACCCAGCCGCGCA
This genomic window from Methyloceanibacter caenitepidi contains:
- the fdxA gene encoding ferredoxin FdxA, encoding MTYVVTELCIKCKYTDCVEVCPVDCFYEGENMLVIHPDECIDCGVCEPECPADAIKPDTEPDLDKWLDVNRDYSETWPNITTKKPAPPDADNFLTEPNKFEKYFSAEPGEGD
- a CDS encoding RNA-binding S4 domain-containing protein translates to MTGQRLDKWLWCARAAKTRSAAARLIADGKVRINGERVRKPSRIVQRGDVITATPPGRLVVWRILDAADRRGPAPLARTLYEDLTPPVGETETGSAREARVGARPTKRDRRRIDTFRTFWS